ATCTCTTCCGAAAGGTCCTCCAGGGATTCCTTGTCGATCTCCACGTCGAAATGTCCGGCGTTGCCCAGGATAGCCCCGTCCTTCATGACCTGGAAGTGCTCCCTCCTGATGACGCCCCTGTTCCCCGTGAGGGTCAGGAACAGGTCCCCCACCGCCGCGGCCTCCATCATATCGCAGACCTGGCATCCGTCCATCAGGGCCTCGAAGGCCCTGTGGGGGTCAGTCTCGACGACGACGACCCTGGCGCCGAAACCCTTGGCCCTCATGGCGACGCCGCGGCCGCACCAGCCGTACCCGGCGACGACGAAGACCTTGCCGGCTATGAGGACGTTGGTGGCCCTCATCAGCCCGTCGAAGACGGACTGGCCCGTCCCATACCGGTTGTCGAAGAGGAACTTGCTCTTGGCGTCGTTGACGGAGATCATCGGAAAGGCGAGGACGCCCTGGTCGGCCATGGCCTTCAGCCGCCGGACCCCGGTGGTGGTCTCCTCGGAGCCCCCCTTTACCCGGGGGAGAAGATCCGGCCGCTTCTCGTGGGCCATCACGACCAGGTCGGCGCCGTCGTCGACGATGATCTCCGGCGAATGACCCAGGACGCTCTCCAGGTTATCGTAATACTCCTGCCCGGTCATGCCCCTCCAGCTGAAAACCCTCACGCCCTCCCTCACCAGGTAGGCGCAGACGTCGTCCTGGGTCGAAAGGGGGTTGCTTCCCGCGGCGGCCACCTCGGCCCCCAGTTCCTTCAGGGCGAGCAGGAGGCAGGCCGTCTTGGCTTCCAGGTGCAGGCAGGCGCCGACGGTCCTTCCGGAAAGGGGCTTTATCCGGCCATGCCTCTCGATGAAATGGGCCAACACGGGCATCCTCCGCCTGGCCCAGAGGACCTTTCTTTCACCCTCCCGGAAAAGGGCGGGATCGGCGATGCGGAAATCCTTCAAGGCGCCATCTCCTGTCACTTTGGGTTCCTGCCGCTCGCGACCGAAAAATCAAAGGGGGGTTCGAAAACGCCTCTTTCGCATATGAAGGCATTCACGAATCGGGCGGGCGTCACGTCGAAGGCCGGGTTCCAGACCTTTATCCCCTCGGGCAGCCGCTCCCCTCCGGGGAGAAGGCGCACCTCCTCCTCGGGGCGCTCCTCGATGACGATGCCCTCCCCCGAAGGGAGGGAGGTGTCGAAGGTGCTCCAGGGAGCGGCCACGTAAAAGGGCACGCCGTGCTCCCTGGCGATGATCGCCAGTCCGTAGGTTCCGATCTTGTTGGCGAAGTCCCCGTTGGAAGCTATCCGGTCGGCGCCGACGATGACGGCGTCGATGCCGTCCCCCTGCATGAGGGCCGCGGCCATGGCGTCGCCGATGACCGTCACGTCGAAACCATCCTCGGTCATTTCCCACGCCGAGAGGCGAGCCCCCTGGAGTACGGGCCTGGTCTCGTCCAGGTAGACCTTGACCTCCTTGCCGCTCTCCCTGGCGGCCCTGATGACGCCCAGGGCCGTGCCGTAGCCTCCCGTGGCCAAGGCACCGGCGTTGCAATGGCTCAAAACGCGGCATCTCCGGGGGAGGAGGGCCTGCCCCAGGAAACCCATGGTCCGGTTGGCGGCCCTGTCCTCCTCCAGTATCCGCTCCGCCTCGCCAAGCAGCGAGGACTCAAGATCCTCTTCCCTGCCGAGGGAGCGGGCCTTCGCGAGCATCCTCTTCAGGGCCCAGGTGAGGTTCACC
The Thermovirga sp. DNA segment above includes these coding regions:
- a CDS encoding adenosylhomocysteinase, with the translated sequence MKDFRIADPALFREGERKVLWARRRMPVLAHFIERHGRIKPLSGRTVGACLHLEAKTACLLLALKELGAEVAAAGSNPLSTQDDVCAYLVREGVRVFSWRGMTGQEYYDNLESVLGHSPEIIVDDGADLVVMAHEKRPDLLPRVKGGSEETTTGVRRLKAMADQGVLAFPMISVNDAKSKFLFDNRYGTGQSVFDGLMRATNVLIAGKVFVVAGYGWCGRGVAMRAKGFGARVVVVETDPHRAFEALMDGCQVCDMMEAAAVGDLFLTLTGNRGVIRREHFQVMKDGAILGNAGHFDVEIDKESLEDLSEEIFEARDNVTTYVLEDGRRLNLLAQGRLVNLAAGDGHPIEIMDLSFGLQLGSVLYLAENPLAPGVYDVPDEIDTDVVRTALVARGISLEAPTAEQEYYLRQWRE
- the mtnA gene encoding S-methyl-5-thioribose-1-phosphate isomerase produces the protein MQALRWDRERKELVLLDQRKLPSRVELLDCGDPGCVAWAIENLAVRGAPAIGIAASFGLVLAAGGGMEAVEAAARRLASTRPTAVNLTWALKRMLAKARSLGREEDLESSLLGEAERILEEDRAANRTMGFLGQALLPRRCRVLSHCNAGALATGGYGTALGVIRAARESGKEVKVYLDETRPVLQGARLSAWEMTEDGFDVTVIGDAMAAALMQGDGIDAVIVGADRIASNGDFANKIGTYGLAIIAREHGVPFYVAAPWSTFDTSLPSGEGIVIEERPEEEVRLLPGGERLPEGIKVWNPAFDVTPARFVNAFICERGVFEPPFDFSVASGRNPK